One segment of Candidatus Binatus sp. DNA contains the following:
- a CDS encoding class I SAM-dependent DNA methyltransferase has translation MAVARAGVTERTFYPPLLKVISDKGGSGVQEVSYNSFPDIVFNFRGRPWILSVKIGESLALLKDAFLQYLRHKQESRIEQGLLLILPEAIRRVRANEQALLDAILNTSVSVIVDAGDVKEEYRDRPFPVVLDRIRDEIYPLLEKRGSRYYPLQLVVDLLKTQVAEAMRGVKLEEKEILNIITDKKLLTDLGHLQPNELQGVTRFLAAYIVLSQILFLRLFRASHPDIVPDPRRIDRSHLRKAFRKVLDINYRDIFELEVLDAVEDKYIHDTFDLIWGLEIERVRYELPGRIFHQLMPSEIRKVMAAFYTRPQAAELLARLAIDESGEEIFDPACGSGTILVSAYRRKVELFRSESKGGLPHKRFCEDEILGSDIMPFAVHLTAANLSAMAIEETLAHTQISHGDSIKLAPGTASAGLQMGMFPIVGKGKRRTGDQHTFLLKKVDAVLMNPPFTKVERGIKNFVDMEKFKPLAGGEVGLWGHFVFLAAEFLKENGTCGAVIPINVLRGRESANVRDFLFQEWTVKYVLKPTFNYAFSEWAEYRDVIIVAKNQRPPRDHLVKFALVKTNLRTLTDEAIDGLAASIKTETVLRSDSIDIDSHPLSEVLARKMNMMWFCGVTDFRHRETLVAFAEKFKDALGHLSATYFREGYRPVPKGVSQFLFFTRAVTSARTDEAFMSFDTENSGGGFRAKTHANTYYEIDKDEVVPTVRTLIGYETMDITGLHDYISHDSYGELTRVQRACGFTTALPKHFWTKAQRELNAVKTSVLMCHRINPYAPSTNLIAFFSDVPISPSNQANVILETDPARGRAIVCLLNSAIFLAQFFLLKEESTGRLINIRFYDVAEMFLKPSVAAVEKLQRVYEKFRLAKFPSLREQMDEKFEFRYEEFWAGKKLNAQHRLFSVLDQDIAPAAVRMDFDLDICRALDIEVDEEALRKVYGVIVKEMIMTRHLTKD, from the coding sequence ATGGCGGTCGCACGCGCAGGTGTAACAGAGAGGACTTTTTATCCACCGCTCCTCAAAGTCATCTCCGACAAGGGAGGCTCTGGAGTCCAGGAAGTCTCGTACAATTCCTTCCCTGACATTGTCTTCAACTTCAGGGGTCGGCCGTGGATTCTTTCGGTCAAAATCGGGGAGTCGCTCGCTCTGCTCAAGGACGCGTTTTTGCAGTATCTCCGGCACAAACAGGAAAGCAGAATTGAACAAGGTCTTCTTCTGATTCTGCCCGAAGCGATCCGGCGAGTTCGAGCGAACGAGCAAGCCTTACTGGATGCGATCCTCAACACTTCCGTTTCTGTGATTGTGGATGCAGGAGATGTAAAAGAAGAATATCGTGACAGGCCGTTTCCGGTCGTTCTCGATCGCATCCGTGACGAAATATATCCGCTCTTGGAAAAGCGAGGTTCTCGTTACTATCCCCTTCAGCTCGTTGTTGATCTCCTCAAAACACAAGTCGCGGAGGCGATGAGAGGCGTCAAGCTCGAAGAAAAAGAGATACTAAATATCATTACTGATAAGAAGTTATTAACCGATCTCGGTCATTTGCAACCAAACGAGCTTCAGGGAGTAACCAGATTTCTGGCTGCGTACATTGTGCTCAGTCAGATTCTCTTCCTTCGCCTGTTTCGCGCATCTCACCCGGACATCGTACCAGATCCGAGGAGAATTGATCGGTCTCATCTCCGCAAGGCATTTCGCAAAGTCCTGGACATTAACTATCGCGATATTTTTGAACTCGAAGTTCTTGATGCTGTAGAGGACAAGTACATTCACGACACCTTCGACCTCATATGGGGTCTGGAAATTGAACGTGTCAGGTATGAACTTCCCGGACGCATTTTTCATCAACTCATGCCTTCTGAAATCAGAAAGGTCATGGCTGCCTTCTATACTCGACCTCAGGCGGCCGAACTTCTTGCGCGACTAGCGATTGACGAGAGCGGTGAGGAAATATTTGACCCCGCGTGTGGGTCAGGGACGATATTAGTCTCGGCCTATCGGCGAAAAGTTGAACTCTTTAGGTCGGAGTCAAAGGGAGGACTTCCACACAAACGGTTTTGTGAAGATGAGATTCTAGGGTCGGACATAATGCCTTTCGCAGTCCATCTCACTGCCGCCAATCTGTCTGCGATGGCGATTGAGGAGACGCTAGCTCATACGCAGATCAGCCACGGCGACAGCATTAAGCTTGCACCAGGGACGGCGTCCGCTGGCTTGCAAATGGGAATGTTCCCGATCGTCGGAAAAGGGAAACGTCGAACCGGCGATCAGCACACCTTTTTGCTGAAAAAGGTCGATGCGGTTCTAATGAATCCGCCCTTCACGAAGGTTGAGCGGGGGATCAAGAACTTCGTTGATATGGAGAAATTCAAACCGCTCGCCGGCGGAGAAGTCGGACTTTGGGGACATTTTGTTTTTCTTGCGGCCGAATTTCTTAAAGAGAATGGTACGTGCGGAGCTGTGATTCCCATCAACGTGCTCCGGGGTCGCGAAAGCGCAAACGTTCGTGACTTTCTCTTTCAGGAGTGGACCGTAAAATACGTTCTTAAGCCCACCTTCAACTATGCCTTTTCCGAATGGGCCGAGTATCGCGACGTGATCATCGTCGCAAAGAATCAGCGGCCTCCCAGGGACCATCTCGTAAAATTCGCGTTGGTAAAGACCAACCTCCGAACGCTAACGGATGAGGCTATCGACGGTCTTGCAGCATCGATCAAAACGGAGACCGTACTTCGTAGCGACTCGATCGATATTGACAGCCATCCGTTGTCTGAAGTGCTGGCCCGCAAGATGAACATGATGTGGTTCTGCGGCGTAACCGATTTTCGCCACCGCGAAACGCTGGTTGCATTTGCCGAAAAGTTCAAAGATGCACTCGGTCATCTAAGCGCGACATATTTCCGGGAGGGCTATAGGCCGGTACCAAAGGGCGTTTCCCAATTTCTTTTCTTTACGCGTGCCGTCACATCGGCTCGAACGGACGAAGCGTTCATGTCTTTTGACACGGAAAATTCTGGTGGAGGATTTAGAGCAAAGACCCACGCAAACACATACTACGAAATCGACAAAGACGAAGTTGTTCCCACTGTGCGAACGCTTATCGGTTACGAAACGATGGACATCACGGGTCTTCACGACTACATTTCTCATGATTCCTACGGAGAGTTGACCCGAGTTCAGCGGGCGTGCGGTTTCACCACTGCGCTACCAAAACACTTCTGGACCAAAGCTCAACGAGAACTCAATGCAGTAAAAACCTCGGTCTTGATGTGTCATAGGATAAACCCATATGCACCTAGCACAAACCTGATCGCTTTTTTTTCGGATGTTCCTATAAGTCCATCTAACCAAGCGAACGTCATTCTTGAAACAGATCCGGCTCGGGGCCGCGCCATTGTCTGTCTGCTGAACTCAGCGATCTTCCTCGCGCAGTTCTTTTTGCTGAAAGAGGAAAGTACCGGGCGTTTGATTAATATCCGCTTTTACGATGTGGCAGAAATGTTCCTAAAGCCTAGCGTTGCCGCGGTCGAGAAGCTCCAGAGGGTTTACGAAAAATTCCGACTAGCGAAATTCCCCTCTTTGCGAGAACAAATGGACGAGAAATTCGAGTTTCGCTACGAAGAGTTCTGGGCAGGCAAAAAGCTGAATGCCCAGCACCGCCTTTTTTCCGTTCTCGATCAAGATATCGCTCCGGCAGCGGTACGAATGGATTTCGACCTAGATATCTGCCGCGCATTGGATATTGAGGTAGACGAAGAGGCGCTTCGAAAAGTATACGGTGTCATCGTTAAAGAAATGATCATGACGCGCCACTTGACCAAGGACTGA
- a CDS encoding ABC transporter permease — protein sequence MLGLKFLAIMRRDLKKLTRNPITLISTILMPIVYLVIIGNSFQGQLKHLPVIIVQQDRGIYARRIVEQMLALQAGPKTVDVTFESNVGAAIDDVRDGRYKGVVVIPPGFSHAVAEGRIAQIGLFTDNVDAISSGTLEAVLAQAAATVHVSFVTAREPKLSAISLRPSWLFPYVDYDRSLIPGVIVMAIFMGSLMSGVFNWVMDKFLGVTECYLVTPLSRWDIAGGVLASGVTVTSVAGTFVLFLGLLITRGRVEGGLTALLMLIGIIIISSTGLLAMTFSLPGCAGHPRLVGTFAGFLNVILFFPSGAIYPVESFPPWLRSFAHYNPETHSVSAIKSILFKGADFAAVRGDVTFLLIFMAIMLVLASVSFKRTL from the coding sequence ATGCTCGGTCTCAAGTTCCTTGCAATCATGCGGCGCGACTTGAAGAAGCTCACGCGCAATCCAATCACACTGATCTCGACCATCCTGATGCCGATCGTTTACCTCGTCATCATCGGCAACTCGTTTCAGGGCCAGTTGAAGCATCTGCCGGTAATCATCGTGCAGCAGGATCGGGGCATCTACGCGCGGCGAATCGTCGAGCAGATGCTCGCGCTGCAAGCCGGACCCAAGACCGTTGACGTCACCTTCGAGAGCAACGTCGGCGCAGCGATCGACGACGTTCGCGATGGCCGCTACAAGGGCGTCGTCGTGATCCCGCCGGGCTTCAGCCACGCCGTAGCGGAAGGCCGTATCGCGCAGATCGGGCTCTTCACCGACAATGTCGATGCGATCAGTTCCGGCACGCTGGAAGCCGTGCTCGCGCAGGCGGCGGCGACCGTCCACGTCAGCTTCGTCACCGCGCGCGAGCCCAAGCTGAGCGCCATCTCGCTGCGCCCGAGCTGGCTCTTTCCGTATGTCGATTACGATCGCTCGCTGATTCCCGGCGTGATCGTGATGGCGATCTTCATGGGCTCGCTGATGTCCGGGGTGTTCAACTGGGTGATGGACAAATTTCTCGGCGTGACCGAGTGCTACCTCGTGACCCCGCTCTCACGCTGGGATATCGCGGGCGGCGTACTCGCGAGCGGCGTGACTGTCACCAGCGTCGCGGGCACCTTCGTGCTTTTTCTCGGGCTATTGATCACGCGTGGCCGAGTCGAAGGCGGCTTGACCGCACTCCTGATGCTGATCGGAATCATCATCATCAGCTCGACCGGCCTGCTCGCGATGACGTTCTCACTGCCAGGCTGCGCGGGACATCCGCGGCTGGTCGGCACCTTCGCGGGCTTTCTCAACGTGATCCTGTTTTTTCCTAGTGGCGCGATTTACCCGGTCGAAAGCTTCCCGCCGTGGCTGCGCTCCTTCGCCCACTACAATCCTGAGACTCACTCAGTCAGCGCAATCAAATCGATTCTGTTCAAAGGCGCCGACTTCGCCGCGGTAAGAGGCGACGTCACGTTTCTCCTGATTTTCATGGCAATCATGCTGGTGCTCGCCAGCGTCTCGTTCAAACGCACCCTGTAA
- a CDS encoding ATP-binding cassette domain-containing protein — protein sequence MEPDSLAIRTSNLTKRFGSFTAVDQVTFEVRRGEVFGLLGPNGAGKTTIVRMLTTLLPPTAGQGFVAGFDVARHPRQVREKIGVIPQALTSDLDLTGWENVDIYGEFFGLSRRERRDRGHRLLKLVGLSERINDLVATYSGGMRRRLEIARGLIHSPEVLFLDEPTIGLDPQSRRAVWDLLETLRKESEITISLTTHYMDEAESLCDRIAIVDGGKIIALDTPIGLKSMVPGADRIDLEVETNPDAIAEMLRPMPYLRSVNRDGGNRLQLAANDGAHAIPMILEAVDAAGDRVTSITVQKLSLEDVFIHFTGRTLRDEPAKKVSLLVGAGMPQQR from the coding sequence ATGGAACCCGACTCACTCGCAATTCGCACGAGTAACCTGACCAAGCGCTTCGGCAGTTTCACCGCGGTCGATCAGGTCACGTTCGAAGTCCGCCGCGGCGAAGTGTTCGGCCTGCTCGGTCCGAACGGCGCCGGCAAAACCACGATCGTGCGGATGCTCACCACGCTGCTGCCGCCTACTGCGGGCCAGGGCTTCGTCGCGGGCTTCGACGTCGCGCGCCATCCGCGCCAGGTGCGCGAAAAAATCGGCGTCATCCCGCAGGCGCTCACCTCGGACCTCGATCTCACCGGATGGGAGAACGTCGATATCTACGGCGAATTCTTCGGACTCTCGCGGCGCGAGCGCCGTGACCGCGGCCATCGCTTGCTCAAGCTGGTCGGGCTCAGCGAGCGCATCAACGATCTGGTCGCGACTTATTCGGGCGGGATGCGCCGGCGGCTCGAGATCGCGCGCGGGCTGATTCACTCGCCCGAGGTGCTGTTCCTCGACGAACCGACGATCGGCCTCGATCCGCAAAGCCGCCGCGCCGTGTGGGATTTGCTCGAGACGCTGCGCAAGGAAAGCGAGATCACGATTTCGCTGACGACGCATTACATGGACGAGGCGGAGTCGCTATGCGATCGAATCGCGATCGTCGATGGCGGCAAGATTATCGCGCTCGATACGCCGATCGGACTCAAGTCGATGGTGCCGGGGGCCGATCGAATCGATCTCGAAGTCGAGACCAATCCCGACGCGATCGCCGAGATGCTGCGTCCGATGCCGTATCTGCGCTCGGTAAATCGCGACGGCGGTAATCGATTGCAGCTTGCCGCCAACGACGGCGCTCACGCTATCCCGATGATCCTCGAAGCGGTGGACGCGGCGGGCGATCGCGTAACCTCGATCACGGTGCAGAAACTTTCGCTCGAAGACGTCTTCATCCATTTCACCGGCCGCACCTTGCGCGACGAGCCAGCCAAGAAAGTGAGCCTGCTGGTCGGCGCCGGGATGCCGCAACAGCGCTAA
- a CDS encoding efflux RND transporter periplasmic adaptor subunit encodes MIRKLIRRVVRLGILAGLAVGFYFFGRVYLWPPQDRSKIEVVGMIEAPEVNITSLIAGRIKQLDLIEGDRVTKGQVVCQIEDIDLRNQLAKSSAELAHAEANLAQAQRDLNRDIQLFQEHVIANKVRDDALTAVEQSQAEVLSARANLKYFEDQLADTQIKAPADGVIVSKALEVGEWVTPGTPILTVDDLSTIWARVDVGETDLGSLYIGKSAQITLPTEPPQIFSGQVIAIGQEGQFATQRDVRRGRQDIRTFYVKVKVLQADGQLKPGMTAEVTFPRIDGTRLTRNSHE; translated from the coding sequence ATGATTCGCAAGCTGATTCGCCGCGTGGTCCGGCTGGGGATTCTGGCCGGGCTTGCCGTGGGCTTTTATTTTTTCGGCCGCGTCTATTTGTGGCCGCCGCAGGATCGCTCGAAGATCGAAGTGGTCGGGATGATCGAGGCGCCCGAGGTGAATATCACGAGCCTAATCGCGGGACGGATCAAGCAACTCGATCTGATCGAAGGCGATCGCGTCACGAAGGGACAAGTCGTCTGCCAGATCGAGGATATCGATCTGCGCAATCAGCTCGCGAAATCGAGCGCGGAACTCGCGCATGCGGAAGCGAACCTCGCGCAGGCCCAGCGCGATCTGAATCGCGACATCCAGCTCTTTCAGGAGCACGTGATCGCGAACAAGGTGCGCGACGACGCGCTGACGGCCGTCGAGCAATCGCAGGCTGAAGTGCTCAGCGCGCGCGCCAATCTCAAATATTTCGAGGACCAGCTCGCCGATACGCAAATCAAGGCGCCCGCCGACGGCGTAATCGTGAGCAAGGCGCTCGAGGTCGGCGAATGGGTGACGCCGGGCACGCCGATTCTCACGGTGGACGATCTCTCGACGATTTGGGCGCGGGTGGACGTCGGCGAAACGGACCTCGGCTCGCTCTATATCGGCAAGTCCGCGCAGATCACGCTGCCGACCGAGCCGCCGCAAATTTTCAGCGGACAGGTAATCGCGATCGGCCAGGAGGGCCAGTTCGCCACGCAACGCGACGTGCGCCGCGGACGCCAGGATATCCGCACGTTCTACGTCAAAGTGAAGGTGCTGCAGGCCGACGGCCAATTGAAGCCCGGCATGACGGCGGAGGTCACCTTCCCGAGGATCGATGGAACCCGACTCACTCGCAATTCGCACGAGTAA
- a CDS encoding TetR/AcrR family transcriptional regulator, whose translation MRKTLDTPKLTNGRPLPLNSEQGAKRERILNAALKLFAHEPYQAVTMDRVAKAANVAKGTLYLYFPSKDALYLGILSDGLDSAYRTYQASADPRLPLVERLRRAITVTVEFFDHRRDFLQFYATEEPRLAEARNRIMEEARERGSNFFASLIQDGIRFGVFAAVDPRVATLAIQGSIRSLLLYYGNSRPVAEISRELGDLMLKSLAINPAHFFKQMHQQ comes from the coding sequence ATGAGAAAGACCCTCGATACCCCCAAACTTACCAATGGACGACCGTTGCCGCTCAACAGCGAACAGGGCGCCAAGCGCGAGCGTATCCTCAACGCCGCGCTCAAGCTTTTCGCCCACGAACCTTACCAGGCCGTCACGATGGATCGCGTCGCCAAGGCCGCCAACGTCGCGAAGGGCACCCTCTATCTCTATTTCCCGTCCAAGGACGCGCTCTATCTCGGCATCCTGAGCGACGGCCTCGACAGCGCTTACCGCACCTATCAGGCCAGCGCCGATCCCAGGTTGCCACTGGTCGAGCGACTGCGGCGCGCGATTACGGTCACGGTCGAGTTTTTCGATCACCGGCGCGACTTCTTGCAGTTTTATGCCACCGAAGAACCGCGTCTGGCCGAGGCGCGCAATCGCATCATGGAGGAAGCGCGCGAGCGCGGCTCCAATTTCTTTGCATCGCTAATCCAGGATGGGATCCGTTTCGGTGTTTTCGCGGCCGTCGATCCGCGCGTCGCAACGCTCGCAATCCAGGGCTCGATTCGATCGCTGCTGCTCTACTACGGCAACAGCCGTCCGGTCGCCGAGATCAGCCGCGAGCTGGGCGACCTGATGCTGAAATCGCTGGCGATCAATCCCGCACATTTCTTCAAGCAGATGCATCAGCAATGA
- a CDS encoding sulfotransferase domain-containing protein — protein MKRHKNRRFPDFLAVGPPRTATTWLHRALIGRVGLPAHVKETNFFDVCYDRGIDWYLDHFRDCPPDLPMGEISCYFGSAPARQRIQHHIPECKIIITLRDPVQRAYSAYKLMRCRAYTRAGFEDFLEQRPHVIRGSKYAFHLSDWIARFGRDRVFVSFYEELKDEQAYFDRVCAFIGIESHPLSEVKGLRNSRNSFACAPRSHKLAQNARHFRIGLKRRGFYRTMNLLERIGVWDYCFGRGDPFAGLSLEQDARVRRRFIREVEAVEDLLQMDLSDWKDSPRDRDQSAAGSPDASTDRIQSLELLSRS, from the coding sequence ATGAAGCGTCACAAGAACCGCAGATTCCCCGATTTTCTCGCGGTCGGTCCGCCGCGCACCGCGACCACGTGGCTTCATCGCGCGCTCATCGGACGCGTTGGATTGCCCGCGCACGTTAAGGAAACCAACTTCTTCGACGTTTGTTACGATCGCGGTATCGATTGGTACCTCGACCATTTCCGCGATTGCCCGCCTGACCTGCCGATGGGCGAGATTAGCTGCTACTTCGGCTCCGCGCCGGCCCGCCAGCGCATCCAGCATCACATCCCCGAGTGCAAGATCATCATCACGCTGCGCGACCCCGTCCAGCGCGCCTATTCGGCCTACAAGCTGATGCGATGCCGCGCCTACACCAGGGCCGGCTTCGAAGATTTTCTCGAGCAGCGGCCGCACGTGATCAGGGGTTCGAAATACGCCTTTCATCTGTCGGACTGGATCGCGCGCTTCGGCCGCGACCGCGTGTTCGTCAGCTTCTACGAAGAGTTGAAGGATGAGCAGGCCTACTTCGACCGGGTGTGCGCCTTTATCGGTATCGAGTCGCATCCTTTGTCGGAAGTGAAGGGCCTCCGCAATTCGCGGAACTCCTTTGCGTGCGCGCCGCGCAGCCATAAGCTCGCACAGAATGCACGCCACTTCAGGATCGGGCTAAAGCGCCGCGGCTTTTATCGCACGATGAATCTGCTCGAACGAATCGGCGTATGGGATTATTGCTTTGGCCGCGGCGATCCGTTTGCCGGACTTAGCCTCGAGCAAGATGCGCGGGTGCGCCGGCGTTTCATCCGTGAGGTCGAGGCGGTCGAGGACCTGCTACAAATGGATCTGTCCGACTGGAAGGATTCGCCGCGTGATCGCGATCAATCGGCAGCTGGCTCGCCCGACGCGTCAACCGACCGGATTCAAAGCCTCGAACTACTCTCGCGCTCCTAA
- a CDS encoding alpha/beta fold hydrolase, whose product MDARLKVTGGFAPSGDGQIYFETAGRGPALIFVHAGVSDRRMWDPQFEAFAAEYQVIRLDLRGFGKSRMTQGPYANRDDLASVLDAIGVTSAVLVGCSMGGATAIDFTLEHPETVSALVLVGAGVSGWKDWSPQTFNHFGQMMRLIQQGDSASARDLEARYWIDGPSRDAAKVDSAYRARAAELHRENFSVERFSHQEQELSPPAIGRLGEIKCPATVIIGDSDADDIRALGARLATEIAGARLVTIENGAHLPNLEHPDRFNRILREFLARLAN is encoded by the coding sequence ATGGACGCAAGGTTGAAAGTAACTGGCGGATTCGCGCCTTCCGGCGACGGCCAGATCTACTTTGAAACCGCGGGAAGGGGCCCGGCGCTGATCTTTGTCCATGCCGGAGTTAGCGATCGCCGGATGTGGGATCCGCAGTTCGAAGCCTTTGCCGCCGAATACCAGGTTATCCGCTTGGATCTGCGCGGCTTCGGAAAGTCCAGGATGACGCAAGGTCCCTACGCGAATCGCGATGATCTCGCGAGCGTGCTCGACGCGATCGGCGTTACCAGTGCGGTGCTGGTCGGATGCTCGATGGGCGGTGCGACGGCGATCGATTTCACGCTGGAGCATCCTGAGACGGTAAGCGCCCTGGTGCTGGTCGGCGCCGGTGTTAGTGGATGGAAAGACTGGTCGCCGCAAACCTTCAATCATTTCGGCCAAATGATGCGGTTGATCCAGCAAGGCGATTCGGCTTCTGCGCGCGATCTTGAGGCTCGATACTGGATCGACGGTCCGAGCCGCGACGCCGCCAAGGTCGATTCGGCCTATCGCGCCCGCGCCGCGGAACTTCATCGTGAAAATTTCTCGGTCGAGCGCTTTTCGCATCAGGAGCAGGAGCTTTCACCGCCGGCTATAGGACGTCTCGGGGAAATCAAATGTCCTGCAACTGTGATCATAGGGGACTCCGACGCCGACGATATCCGCGCCCTTGGCGCGCGGCTCGCGACCGAGATCGCAGGAGCGCGCCTCGTAACGATCGAGAACGGGGCTCACCTGCCCAATCTCGAGCATCCCGATCGATTCAATCGGATTCTGCGCGAGTTCTTAGCTCGGCTGGCGAATTAG
- a CDS encoding tail fiber domain-containing protein codes for MNRTCLIAVAVVALVLPLTAASSWAGPPPNNDTSDMGNTAGGSAALSVNTTGANSTAFGDSALGSNTTGGANSAFGADALIKNQTGSSNTAMGFGAMFNNIKGSNNAAFGVGALDLNDGDFSSAFGVHALFANTTGSAGSAFGFNSLTSNTTGFKNTGMGFRTLLSNTTGSFNTALGDSALFSNVSSGFNVAVGTGALFHNTASNNTALGSDTLQENTSGSNNTAVGIIALQKNTTGTNNTALGGFAMNVNTTGGANTAVGVSALQSTTTASGNTAVGISSMFGNTTGVNNVAVGANALFSNKTGNSNSATGANALVNNSTGKQNTAEGVQTLFNNTSGSFNQGFGVQALFHNTTGQTNTGFGFQAGFNLTTGNNNIDIANLGVAGDTGIIRIGKQGTQTQTFIAGIAGTAVTGSDVVVNGSGKLGVVVSSARYKRDIHEMGDATDALMKLRPVTFVYKGDRDGAKQYGLVAEEVNQVYPELVVRDEKGTVESVRYSMLAPMLLNEVQKQRTVVIDQRKINERQAAELTSLKAQIVELKAGNERTRASFDERLADLERTMAWRSGGNSLHASFKPSRPSVQQ; via the coding sequence ATGAACAGAACTTGCCTGATTGCTGTAGCCGTCGTCGCCCTGGTTCTTCCGCTCACCGCAGCATCGAGCTGGGCAGGGCCGCCGCCAAACAACGACACCAGCGACATGGGTAATACTGCGGGCGGCAGCGCCGCATTGTCGGTGAACACCACCGGCGCCAACAGCACGGCATTCGGAGATAGCGCACTCGGATCTAATACCACCGGCGGGGCCAACAGCGCCTTCGGCGCCGACGCATTGATCAAGAATCAGACCGGCTCAAGTAACACCGCGATGGGGTTCGGCGCGATGTTCAATAACATCAAGGGTAGCAACAACGCGGCGTTCGGCGTAGGCGCGCTCGATCTCAACGATGGCGACTTTAGCAGCGCATTCGGCGTCCATGCGCTCTTCGCCAACACGACCGGAAGCGCCGGCAGCGCATTCGGCTTCAACTCGCTGACCAGCAACACCACCGGGTTCAAGAACACCGGGATGGGCTTCAGGACGCTGCTGAGCAATACAACCGGCAGCTTCAATACCGCTCTCGGCGATTCCGCGCTGTTCAGCAACGTGAGCAGCGGCTTTAACGTCGCAGTGGGAACCGGCGCGCTCTTTCACAACACTGCCAGTAACAATACCGCGCTTGGTTCTGACACACTTCAGGAGAACACATCCGGTTCAAACAACACCGCGGTCGGAATTATAGCGCTGCAGAAGAACACCACAGGCACCAATAACACGGCGCTCGGTGGATTTGCGATGAACGTCAATACCACGGGAGGAGCGAACACCGCGGTCGGGGTGAGCGCGCTTCAGAGTACAACAACTGCCTCCGGCAACACTGCTGTGGGAATCTCGTCAATGTTCGGAAACACGACCGGCGTCAATAACGTAGCGGTCGGGGCCAACGCACTTTTCAGCAACAAGACGGGAAACAGCAACAGCGCGACCGGCGCGAACGCCTTGGTGAACAATAGCACGGGCAAGCAAAATACGGCCGAGGGAGTGCAAACTTTATTCAACAATACGAGCGGCAGCTTCAACCAAGGATTCGGAGTTCAGGCACTGTTTCATAACACCACCGGTCAAACCAATACTGGGTTTGGTTTTCAGGCGGGTTTCAACCTGACCACTGGCAATAACAACATAGATATCGCCAATCTCGGTGTGGCTGGCGATACCGGGATCATCCGAATAGGCAAACAAGGCACGCAGACGCAGACTTTTATAGCGGGGATCGCGGGCACCGCGGTGACTGGCAGCGACGTAGTGGTGAACGGCAGCGGCAAACTCGGCGTGGTGGTCTCATCGGCGCGCTACAAGCGCGACATCCATGAGATGGGCGATGCAACTGACGCCTTGATGAAGCTGCGGCCTGTCACCTTCGTTTATAAGGGCGATCGTGACGGCGCAAAGCAGTATGGCCTGGTAGCAGAAGAGGTCAACCAGGTCTATCCGGAGCTGGTGGTTCGCGACGAAAAAGGAACCGTCGAATCAGTACGCTACTCGATGCTCGCTCCGATGCTCTTGAACGAAGTCCAGAAGCAGCGCACAGTTGTTATCGATCAAAGGAAGATCAACGAACGGCAGGCCGCGGAGCTGACCAGCCTGAAAGCGCAGATCGTGGAGCTGAAGGCTGGCAACGAACGCACGCGAGCCAGCTTCGATGAGCGCCTTGCTGATCTGGAGCGTACAATGGCGTGGCGCTCAGGCGGCAACAGCTTGCATGCTTCCTTCAAACCTTCGCGACCATCGGTTCAGCAATGA